In Sphaerospermopsis torques-reginae ITEP-024, the genomic window TCTATTCCCAAAAAATCATCAAAAACAGCTTTCATTAAATCATCTGCTTTTGTAAATTTGCTCCTAGAAGAAACAGCTTTACAACGAAAAGCAATGTTTTCCTGAAAAGCTAATTCAAAAGTCGGTTTTTTGAAAATTTCCCCAGTTTCCGAATCGAAAACTTCATATCTTTTATCAAGAAATTGATTAGCAGAAGACAATTTATTAAAATTCACAATTTCTAAACTGCCAATATCAATTTTATAACTCACTCTTGAATCTACAGTACCATCAGACAAAGCAACTTTCAAATCTGTATATTCGTTAGTGGTGGGAAAATTCAGATACAGATTTTTAGAAAGATAATGTTTTTTCAACTCTTCTATTTGTGCGGGAATAAATATATCCGACTCTTCCCTTAAATGAGCAGATAAAATACTCGTTAAAGCTTTAATTTCTGCCAGTTGAGTAAACAAACCTTCCACGCTGCTATAATTACCTTCAAAACTCACCAAAGGTAAATCTGCTAATTGCAAAGTATATTCTTTTTGAAAATCAAATTTCTCCCCATCAATAACCCCCACTGCTTGTAATTCATCAAAGGTTTTTTTACTGCTAATTTTCATTTTTAAAGTCTTAACATTAATTTCTCCATCACTGACAATGGTATAATTATTAAAAGTCGTTAAAGCATTTAATAACACACCCGCAACTTCAGTAATAGGGGTTTTATCTTCCGCTTTTACCAGTTTGACTTTTTGCGTAAGCAGCATATTAATAGTCGCGGTATTGCGGTTAATATCAAAACTACCCATCTGCACATAATCACCTGGTTCAATATATTCTATTTCTAACCAAGGTTTGATTAATTCCCCATTTTCTCCCCTTGTACCATTAACCCGCTTAATACCCTTTCTTTGATAAGTTTCTTTCAGATGTTTGAGGTTAATAATGATATGTTGGCGATGTTTTGATAAAATATCAATCAATGCCAAAACGGAAATTTTATCATTAACTTTGACATGATCTAAAATTTCATGTTCAGCTAAAACATGAGGATAAAAGATGGCAATTTCTAAATCTTTGGTAAAATCAGCAATGTCTTCATTGGTTAAAGCTTTTGCGTGTCTTGCGGTTAAAGTTGCATTGAACGTACTAGCAAGTGCGTATTTCGCAGTATTCAAATTTCCATCTGCTAAATTAGCTTTGGCAAAAATATAAACAGACGGATCATTTTGTGCCACTGGAACATCTTTTAATTGTTCATAAGCTGCTTTGGTAATTTGCTTATATTTATAGATGTAAGCTTCATCTTCCGGTTTCAAACCAAAAACTTTTAAAGTTTGATTTGTGCCATTAATTTTTTTAGCAGTGGAAGAAAAGAAAACTTGATAACTGTAGTCACTAGCTAAGGTTTCTTCTATGACTATTCCTGTCGCTTCTTTTAACACATTTCCGGTGTTATACAAAGCATCATAAACTTCCTTAATATTGCCAGCTTGGATACAAATACCAGAAACAGAATTAGCGATTTTAGCGAGGAATTTAAAATCAGAAGAGGAAGAATAAGCAATAGTGTTAACAAAAACTTCCTTGTTTTTCAAATCATTACAAATTTCCTCTATTGCCTTAGATTTAGAATTGAAACTGCTATCATTAGCATAGCCGTCACTGTGTAAAGTAATTGCAGTTAATTCATCAGGACGAATCAATTCATTAGCTAATTTCAAAGATTGAGAAATACAAGTTAAATAAGTAGCGTGAATTGCTTTGATATCAGCAATATA contains:
- a CDS encoding vWA domain-containing protein translates to MTSQKTKFAVYNLAGKEKAFYLTEKVKLEIKPDAIPKKMIAHSIIIIDRSGSMCGDIEALKETLIKLLTLDEYSNSELVVTLISYSSKGDLTCHFQRVPIQEVMQPDSDYIADIKAIHATYLTCISQSLKLANELIRPDELTAITLHSDGYANDSSFNSKSKAIEEICNDLKNKEVFVNTIAYSSSSDFKFLAKIANSVSGICIQAGNIKEVYDALYNTGNVLKEATGIVIEETLASDYSYQVFFSSTAKKINGTNQTLKVFGLKPEDEAYIYKYKQITKAAYEQLKDVPVAQNDPSVYIFAKANLADGNLNTAKYALASTFNATLTARHAKALTNEDIADFTKDLEIAIFYPHVLAEHEILDHVKVNDKISVLALIDILSKHRQHIIINLKHLKETYQRKGIKRVNGTRGENGELIKPWLEIEYIEPGDYVQMGSFDINRNTATINMLLTQKVKLVKAEDKTPITEVAGVLLNALTTFNNYTIVSDGEINVKTLKMKISSKKTFDELQAVGVIDGEKFDFQKEYTLQLADLPLVSFEGNYSSVEGLFTQLAEIKALTSILSAHLREESDIFIPAQIEELKKHYLSKNLYLNFPTTNEYTDLKVALSDGTVDSRVSYKIDIGSLEIVNFNKLSSANQFLDKRYEVFDSETGEIFKKPTFELAFQENIAFRCKAVSSRSKFTKADDLMKAVFDDFLGIETTGKVAEILNLVGAGSLALLLQAKHAGTPVDKQEIIDAMTTAKQKLESYTENVYREKISPLVFYIGATGLLPDEMNAPAMTADEISSKYPDLQFSKSEQEGTFFVVGDTVISVYAENEYYSKKPVGVS